In Pengzhenrongella sicca, a single genomic region encodes these proteins:
- a CDS encoding GPW/gp25 family protein: protein MSTPIVGPAVPREELFGADLRLLGDLERAEQRERGGDLFTAIRPQLRLPGDPDASPHDLQRLEGVADLQQALLLRFLTQVGELAHLGHPTYGSRLHELVGELNNEATRNRAKLYALQALLDEPRIARVRSIVVTTRSGDPTWVDVRAAVVAIDQVTELNLVFPVPLAGGAT, encoded by the coding sequence ATGAGCACACCGATCGTCGGCCCCGCGGTACCCCGCGAGGAGCTGTTCGGCGCGGACCTGCGCCTGCTCGGCGACCTCGAGCGCGCCGAGCAGCGCGAGCGCGGCGGCGACCTGTTCACCGCGATCCGCCCGCAGCTGCGGCTGCCGGGGGACCCGGACGCGTCCCCGCACGACCTGCAGCGCCTCGAGGGCGTCGCCGACCTGCAGCAGGCGCTCCTGCTGCGGTTCCTCACCCAGGTCGGGGAGCTCGCCCACCTCGGCCACCCGACGTACGGCAGCCGCCTGCACGAGCTCGTGGGCGAGCTCAACAACGAGGCGACCCGCAACCGCGCCAAGCTCTACGCGCTGCAGGCGCTGCTCGACGAGCCGCGCATCGCGCGGGTCCGCTCGATCGTGGTGACCACGCGCAGCGGGGACCCGACCTGGGTCGACGTGCGGGCCGCCGTCGTCGCCATCGACCAGGTGACCGAGCTCAACCTCGTGTTCCCGGTCCCGCTCGCGGGAGGAGCGACATGA
- a CDS encoding peptidoglycan-binding protein, whose translation MVRPMLGDLELEQVQLVESDEDQVVVRHPVPALEGDFLQDLGRRGARLSVTGVLTAAETSEHLADLRAQFHAGDPVPFVSDISSAMLVDRVLIERMDVRELAGRPSMFEYHLTLRELTEAEPVDTEDVVIPPPPPPEVETGKLAVTVVVEGDPAFDMDRVRVTVRGTQDDGGAPLERVLTTRVRPDTWFEDPFPAGAYTAEALVDDDRTPTGQHEVLTGSAPVRVVDGQTASATIVLRRGAKIGTVFVITFHFDKAFVEPCQRHVLAQVVEFAAAHPDEKLVIVGHTDLVGSPEYNQALSERRARATFAMLTFGSAPQASVAEWDELRRARPAGTITTVKDTWGTREYQHMLQDLGRFQGNVGGDPALTDAAVRQFQRDHGLVDDGVVGDDTWPVLIEEYLARDPLTLPTAQLLPNANASGCDNGPLRWLGCGEQDPVLNVPTAWRPNRRTELMFVKEQAMPCPVPEPITLAQVPAGAGGGGWCLDDGTATAVDCFVVPWDQACPAAPTTSWCRTPAEPGTFEVAGAIHFEDGTPFAGTYVLTAADGEYLNGEVATTGPAAHAGTPIAGRTAADGGFTFPPPAPPHKGPGTFTISVDGPVLVRTRAQALADVRGNATCFRLDGSAPADVVVVDRAVASVQPGITGPDVVVVRKPHTNPARRPVVLRSSTAFTGTGRLDRSSDLVQLFDAAAGGTELAFDGVDNVFTSAQLAAGVTLFAQGRAPSAAVGDVILTLLLTVGGTPGLSSTHAMTSVELFLDLHESRTAAGVAPAALSEAAKIVPGRFVQVQDAGNHAGRALITVRQAQPTAFAGTLVLTPLDARTRLFAAADEVAAAGQAVVPAPVNLPNAAIGPAGTQFWVEGTGVSGGLQDTVLQLGIDAVEPDGDRVQLTVVQLFNLTATIPPTPERTTRANAPAPHVVVVGAVPAPADFDEDPTVNLPVPLVEGSVAAATPIQLSVSVAPAGVPVLWGAQRARGLSAASGGDDPQAIIDLSPTAAPDVTQILAAPLTATMLTDNVGTFHVRPFVDGNGTGRFEHGIDREPNIVLNVVLGRATLFLDSSIARSGNFVVGPNGVGGIAVSSGVFNIAAPATAAIHLNAQIDVVTGGVAGRRVIEQFFGGWINNETAVEAIVGTFLDTTGVVPVAHFDPTVFAANTGAATGGTATEPIFLPGDPAPVPLAPPLLDSGRGVGVVGLGGDSATLTRSRIRPPRAPLALGQRWIVESVDSPGDGEPPNHVGFAAATLRRFQFGLTFSSTLGVWTNRSAASGATGDPADRAYAVVLELRWTQLGEWTITPGTGAIAVVTAPTTTIAGTTTTSPAVAAATTAVEVRFPASTDQLARDARA comes from the coding sequence GTGGTCCGCCCGATGCTGGGAGACCTCGAGCTGGAGCAGGTCCAGCTCGTCGAGTCCGACGAGGACCAGGTGGTCGTGCGCCACCCGGTCCCCGCGCTCGAAGGCGACTTCCTGCAGGACCTCGGCCGGCGCGGCGCGCGCCTGTCGGTCACGGGCGTGCTCACGGCCGCCGAGACGTCCGAGCACCTCGCGGACCTGCGCGCGCAGTTCCACGCGGGCGACCCGGTCCCGTTCGTGTCCGACATCTCGTCCGCGATGCTCGTCGACCGGGTCCTGATCGAGCGGATGGACGTGCGCGAGCTGGCCGGCCGCCCCAGCATGTTCGAGTACCACCTCACGCTGCGCGAGCTGACCGAGGCCGAGCCGGTCGACACCGAGGACGTGGTCATCCCGCCCCCGCCGCCCCCGGAGGTGGAGACCGGCAAGCTGGCCGTCACGGTCGTGGTCGAGGGCGACCCCGCGTTCGACATGGACCGCGTGCGGGTCACCGTCCGCGGCACGCAGGACGACGGCGGCGCGCCCCTCGAGCGCGTGCTCACCACCCGGGTGCGCCCCGACACGTGGTTCGAGGACCCGTTCCCCGCGGGCGCGTACACCGCCGAGGCGCTCGTGGACGACGACCGGACGCCGACGGGCCAGCACGAGGTCCTGACCGGCTCGGCCCCCGTGCGCGTGGTCGACGGGCAGACGGCGTCGGCCACGATCGTGCTGCGCCGCGGCGCCAAGATCGGCACCGTCTTCGTGATCACGTTTCACTTCGACAAGGCGTTCGTGGAGCCGTGCCAGCGGCACGTCCTGGCGCAGGTGGTCGAGTTCGCGGCCGCGCACCCGGACGAGAAGCTGGTGATCGTCGGGCACACCGACCTCGTCGGCTCGCCCGAGTACAACCAGGCGCTGTCCGAGCGCCGCGCCCGGGCGACGTTCGCGATGCTCACCTTCGGCAGCGCGCCCCAGGCGTCGGTCGCCGAGTGGGACGAGCTGCGCCGGGCCCGGCCCGCGGGCACGATCACCACGGTCAAGGACACCTGGGGCACACGCGAGTACCAGCACATGCTCCAGGACCTCGGCCGGTTCCAGGGCAACGTCGGCGGGGACCCCGCACTGACGGACGCCGCCGTGCGCCAGTTCCAGCGCGACCACGGCCTGGTCGACGACGGCGTCGTCGGCGACGACACCTGGCCGGTCCTCATCGAGGAATACCTCGCGCGTGACCCGCTCACCCTGCCCACCGCCCAGCTGCTGCCCAACGCGAACGCGTCCGGCTGCGACAACGGGCCGCTGCGCTGGCTCGGGTGCGGCGAGCAGGACCCGGTGCTCAACGTCCCGACCGCGTGGCGGCCGAACCGCCGCACCGAGCTGATGTTCGTCAAGGAGCAGGCGATGCCGTGCCCGGTGCCGGAGCCCATCACGCTCGCGCAGGTGCCCGCGGGCGCGGGCGGCGGCGGCTGGTGCCTGGACGACGGGACGGCCACAGCGGTGGACTGCTTCGTGGTGCCCTGGGACCAGGCGTGCCCGGCGGCCCCGACGACGTCGTGGTGCCGCACGCCCGCCGAGCCCGGCACGTTCGAGGTCGCCGGGGCCATCCACTTCGAGGACGGCACGCCGTTCGCCGGCACGTACGTGCTGACCGCCGCCGACGGCGAGTACCTCAACGGGGAGGTCGCGACGACCGGCCCGGCCGCGCACGCCGGCACCCCGATCGCCGGCCGCACGGCCGCGGACGGCGGCTTCACGTTCCCCCCGCCCGCGCCGCCGCACAAGGGTCCCGGCACGTTCACGATCTCCGTCGACGGCCCGGTCCTGGTGCGCACGCGCGCCCAGGCGCTCGCCGACGTGCGCGGCAATGCGACCTGCTTCCGCCTCGACGGGTCCGCGCCCGCCGACGTCGTCGTCGTGGACCGGGCGGTCGCCTCCGTGCAGCCGGGCATCACCGGCCCCGACGTCGTCGTCGTGCGCAAGCCGCACACCAACCCGGCGCGCCGGCCCGTCGTGCTCCGGTCGTCGACGGCGTTCACGGGCACCGGCCGGCTTGACCGATCGAGCGACCTCGTCCAGCTCTTCGACGCCGCCGCCGGGGGCACCGAGCTGGCCTTCGACGGCGTCGACAACGTCTTCACCTCCGCCCAGCTCGCGGCCGGCGTGACGCTGTTCGCGCAGGGCCGCGCGCCGAGCGCCGCGGTCGGCGACGTGATCCTGACCCTGCTGCTGACGGTCGGCGGCACGCCCGGGCTGAGTTCGACGCACGCGATGACCTCGGTGGAGCTGTTCCTCGACCTGCACGAGAGCCGCACCGCCGCCGGGGTAGCCCCGGCGGCGCTGTCCGAGGCCGCGAAGATCGTCCCCGGGCGGTTCGTCCAGGTCCAGGACGCCGGCAACCACGCGGGGCGGGCCCTGATCACGGTCCGCCAGGCTCAGCCGACCGCGTTCGCGGGCACGCTCGTGCTCACCCCGCTCGATGCGCGGACCCGCCTGTTCGCCGCGGCCGACGAGGTCGCCGCGGCCGGGCAGGCCGTCGTCCCGGCGCCGGTGAACCTCCCGAACGCCGCGATCGGGCCCGCGGGCACCCAGTTCTGGGTCGAGGGCACCGGGGTGAGCGGGGGCCTGCAGGACACCGTGCTCCAGCTCGGGATCGACGCGGTCGAGCCGGACGGGGACCGGGTCCAGCTGACCGTCGTCCAGCTGTTCAACCTCACCGCGACGATCCCGCCGACGCCGGAGCGCACCACCCGCGCCAACGCGCCCGCACCGCACGTCGTCGTCGTCGGGGCGGTGCCCGCGCCGGCGGACTTCGACGAGGACCCGACCGTCAACCTCCCGGTGCCGCTCGTGGAGGGTTCGGTGGCCGCGGCCACGCCGATCCAGCTCTCGGTCAGCGTCGCGCCCGCCGGGGTCCCCGTGCTCTGGGGGGCCCAGCGGGCGCGGGGCCTGTCGGCCGCGAGCGGCGGCGACGATCCCCAGGCCATCATCGACCTGAGCCCCACGGCCGCCCCCGACGTCACCCAGATTCTCGCGGCGCCGCTCACGGCCACGATGCTCACCGACAACGTCGGCACGTTCCACGTCCGCCCGTTCGTGGACGGCAACGGCACCGGCCGCTTCGAGCACGGGATCGACCGCGAGCCGAACATCGTGCTGAACGTCGTGCTCGGGCGGGCAACGCTCTTCCTCGACAGCTCGATCGCGCGCAGCGGCAACTTCGTGGTCGGGCCGAACGGGGTCGGTGGGATCGCCGTGAGCTCGGGCGTGTTCAACATCGCGGCGCCCGCGACGGCGGCGATCCACCTGAACGCGCAGATCGACGTCGTGACCGGCGGCGTGGCGGGGCGGCGCGTCATCGAGCAGTTCTTCGGCGGCTGGATCAACAACGAGACGGCCGTCGAGGCCATCGTCGGAACGTTCCTCGACACGACCGGCGTCGTGCCCGTCGCGCACTTCGACCCGACGGTGTTCGCCGCCAACACGGGGGCCGCGACGGGTGGCACCGCGACCGAGCCGATCTTCCTGCCGGGCGACCCGGCGCCCGTCCCGCTCGCGCCGCCGCTGCTCGACTCGGGCCGCGGCGTCGGCGTCGTCGGCCTGGGCGGGGACTCCGCGACCCTCACGCGCAGCCGGATCCGCCCGCCGCGCGCCCCGCTCGCGCTCGGGCAACGCTGGATCGTGGAGTCCGTCGACAGCCCCGGCGACGGTGAGCCGCCGAACCACGTCGGCTTCGCCGCGGCCACCCTGCGCCGGTTCCAGTTCGGTCTCACGTTCTCCTCGACCCTGGGCGTGTGGACCAACCGGTCCGCCGCCAGCGGCGCGACGGGCGACCCGGCCGACCGCGCCTACGCCGTCGTGCTCGAGCTGCGCTGGACCCAGCTCGGGGAGTGGACCATCACCCCCGGCACGGGCGCGATCGCCGTGGTGACGGCGCCGACGACGACGATCGCGGGCACGACGACGACCTCGCCCGCCGTCGCGGCGGCGACCACCGCGGTCGAGGTGCGCTTCCCCGCCTCCACGGACCAGCTCGCGAGGGACGCCCGCGCATGA
- a CDS encoding NAD(P)-dependent alcohol dehydrogenase → MKAAVSTRYGPPAVVRVVDVPAPAIGADDVLVRVRVATVNRTDCGFRAGQPVIVRAFSGVMRPRAHVLGSEFAGVVEAVGAAVTSFAVGDRVFGYAEDQWGAHAEYLAIPAAGPIAAIPANVTFEQAAASTEASHYALASLRKARVRTGHDVLVNGATGAIGSAAVQLLAAVEVTVTAVCDGAHADLVRGLGAYRVIDRTVEDFTQDRHSYDVVFDAVSKSTFGRCRSLLRPGGTYASTDLGPWGQNVALSLVTPLLSTWLLDGKTGLLPLPPTYDQALVQYFGRLLETGRFSPVIDRSYPLDQIVEAYEYVETGQKIGNVLLRVGDPAAH, encoded by the coding sequence ATGAAGGCTGCGGTCAGCACCCGGTACGGCCCGCCCGCGGTCGTCCGCGTCGTCGACGTCCCGGCGCCAGCGATCGGCGCCGACGACGTGCTGGTCCGGGTCCGGGTCGCGACGGTGAATCGGACCGACTGCGGGTTCCGGGCGGGGCAGCCGGTCATCGTGCGCGCGTTCAGCGGCGTGATGCGGCCGCGCGCCCACGTGCTGGGCTCCGAGTTCGCCGGCGTGGTCGAGGCCGTGGGCGCCGCGGTGACGTCGTTCGCCGTCGGCGATCGCGTCTTCGGGTACGCCGAGGACCAGTGGGGCGCCCACGCCGAGTACCTGGCGATCCCCGCGGCCGGGCCGATCGCGGCCATCCCGGCGAACGTGACGTTCGAGCAAGCAGCGGCGAGCACCGAGGCGTCGCACTACGCGCTGGCGTCCCTGCGCAAGGCCAGGGTTCGCACCGGGCACGACGTCCTCGTCAACGGCGCGACGGGCGCGATCGGGTCCGCCGCCGTCCAGCTGCTCGCGGCCGTCGAGGTGACGGTCACGGCCGTCTGCGACGGCGCCCACGCCGACCTCGTCAGGGGGCTCGGGGCCTACCGGGTGATCGACCGGACCGTCGAGGACTTCACCCAGGACCGGCACTCCTACGACGTCGTGTTCGACGCGGTCAGCAAGAGCACGTTCGGCCGTTGCCGGAGCCTGCTCCGGCCCGGCGGCACCTACGCATCGACGGACCTCGGACCGTGGGGCCAGAACGTTGCCCTGTCCCTGGTGACGCCGCTGCTGAGTACGTGGCTGCTCGACGGGAAGACGGGACTGCTCCCGCTCCCGCCCACCTACGACCAGGCGCTGGTCCAGTACTTCGGGCGGCTGCTCGAGACCGGCAGGTTCAGCCCGGTCATCGACCGGAGCTACCCGCTGGACCAGATCGTGGAGGCCTACGAGTACGTGGAGACCGGGCAGAAGATCGGTAACGTGCTGCTGCGCGTCGGCGACCCGGCGGCGCACTAG
- a CDS encoding HNH endonuclease signature motif containing protein codes for MFEPSDDEVTGAPAGAGPTGVGATSTVAGGPPVSVDVTFGLLLGRVFAEAGAALAQAAAAGSCIAGPIDQVALSAALMEQVPGSPLVELLEGLSPSDVHDAVLIEAIAAWERVTSLAAARQGEMIAELARRRDAQRLGEFVGDEVASVLVMSRSVAEAKVSLGTSLAAWPAVREALASGVIDHRKATALVDGVGHLDDDAAAAVLDKVLPVAPGLTVPALKARLRKVELTVNPAAVAERRARDAADRYVRVSPAPGVMAWLTAYLPAKDAMTVFTAIDAIAASADPADPRGVAARRADALTDLCTDILTTGIAPTTALPGTAGQGSGTAGQAGGTPRAGGVLKTEHGRRPHLQVTAAATTLLGLDEVPGELAGYGPIPADLVRAIAADATWRRIFTDPATGCVTGIGPRGYRPGADLTGTVLARDKTCTFIGCRMPAWRCDLDHRDPYDHDHPDLGGQTCAENVHSLCRHHHRAKTYGGWHPDLDTRTGDTWWTSPTKHRYKRPSVDANPEPPPPDRPWLHEPQPDDPPF; via the coding sequence ATGTTCGAACCGAGCGATGACGAGGTAACGGGGGCCCCAGCGGGGGCCGGCCCGACGGGCGTGGGCGCCACCTCCACGGTCGCTGGCGGGCCGCCGGTGTCGGTGGATGTGACGTTCGGGCTGTTGCTCGGGCGGGTGTTTGCGGAGGCGGGGGCGGCGTTGGCGCAGGCCGCGGCGGCGGGGTCCTGCATCGCGGGGCCGATCGATCAGGTCGCGTTGTCCGCCGCGTTGATGGAACAGGTGCCCGGCTCACCGCTGGTGGAGCTGCTTGAGGGCCTGTCCCCGTCGGATGTGCATGATGCGGTGTTGATCGAGGCGATCGCCGCCTGGGAACGCGTCACCTCACTCGCCGCGGCGCGGCAGGGCGAGATGATCGCCGAGCTCGCCCGGCGCCGGGACGCGCAGCGTCTGGGTGAGTTCGTGGGTGATGAGGTCGCGTCGGTGCTGGTGATGTCCCGGTCGGTGGCGGAGGCGAAGGTCAGCCTCGGGACCTCACTGGCGGCCTGGCCCGCGGTGCGCGAGGCGCTCGCATCCGGGGTGATCGATCACCGCAAGGCCACCGCCCTGGTCGACGGCGTCGGGCACCTGGATGACGACGCGGCCGCCGCCGTCCTGGACAAGGTTTTGCCGGTCGCTCCGGGTTTGACGGTGCCGGCGTTGAAGGCGCGCCTGCGCAAGGTCGAGCTGACCGTGAACCCGGCCGCCGTGGCTGAGCGGCGCGCCCGCGACGCCGCCGACCGGTATGTGCGGGTCAGCCCGGCGCCGGGGGTGATGGCGTGGTTGACCGCGTACCTACCCGCCAAGGACGCGATGACCGTGTTCACCGCGATCGACGCCATCGCCGCCTCCGCCGACCCCGCCGACCCGCGCGGTGTGGCGGCGCGCCGCGCGGACGCCCTGACCGACCTCTGCACCGACATCCTCACCACCGGCATCGCCCCCACCACCGCACTACCCGGCACAGCGGGTCAGGGGTCCGGGACAGCGGGTCAGGCCGGCGGGACTCCGAGGGCTGGCGGGGTCTTGAAGACGGAGCACGGTCGTCGACCGCACCTGCAGGTGACCGCCGCTGCGACCACGTTGCTGGGTTTGGATGAGGTACCCGGGGAGCTGGCCGGGTACGGGCCGATCCCCGCAGACCTGGTGCGGGCGATCGCGGCGGACGCGACGTGGCGGCGGATCTTCACCGACCCCGCCACCGGGTGCGTGACCGGGATCGGGCCGCGCGGGTACCGCCCCGGCGCCGACCTGACCGGCACCGTCCTGGCCCGGGACAAGACCTGCACGTTCATCGGGTGTCGGATGCCGGCGTGGCGGTGCGACCTGGACCACCGCGACCCCTACGACCACGACCACCCCGACCTCGGCGGGCAGACCTGCGCGGAGAACGTCCACTCGTTGTGTCGTCACCATCACCGGGCCAAGACCTACGGCGGCTGGCACCCCGACCTCGACACCCGCACCGGCGACACCTGGTGGACCTCACCAACCAAACACCGCTACAAGCGACCCTCCGTCGACGCCAACCCCGAACCGCCGCCACCCGACCGACCCTGGCTCCACGAACCCCAGCCCGACGACCCACCCTTCTGA
- a CDS encoding phage baseplate assembly protein V, with translation MTIVDTIAAIVRHELAAVRVTELGVVEAVHSHADAADDDNYGVDVTLRTSGLALRRVPVATGHVGSVAIPNVGDLVLVSFDHGDVNAPIVVARLYDDVDRPPTSTTDELVFRLPLAAADDESVLAAIRNHADASPPRELIIEMPPKITVRIVDGTVTATAGETELRLDQSGTSGGTVRVKAGTSTVVLDQDGDVTLESAGAVTLRASTDLTLEAGGSVTITAGTSLDATAGTTAKVQGSLSATLEGSAGATVQGGFVTIKGQTSFSP, from the coding sequence ATGACGATCGTCGACACGATCGCCGCGATCGTGCGGCACGAGCTCGCGGCCGTGCGGGTCACCGAGCTCGGCGTGGTCGAGGCGGTGCACTCGCACGCGGACGCCGCCGACGACGACAACTACGGCGTCGACGTCACGCTCCGCACGAGCGGGCTCGCGCTCCGGCGGGTCCCGGTCGCGACCGGGCACGTCGGCAGCGTCGCGATCCCCAACGTGGGCGACCTGGTGCTCGTGAGCTTCGACCACGGCGACGTGAACGCGCCGATCGTCGTCGCGCGTCTGTACGACGACGTCGACCGGCCGCCGACGTCGACGACCGACGAGCTGGTCTTCCGGCTGCCGCTGGCCGCCGCCGACGACGAGAGCGTCCTGGCCGCGATCCGCAACCACGCGGACGCGAGCCCGCCGCGCGAGCTCATCATCGAGATGCCGCCCAAGATCACGGTGCGCATCGTCGACGGCACCGTCACCGCGACCGCGGGGGAGACCGAGCTGCGCCTGGACCAGTCGGGCACGAGCGGCGGCACGGTGCGGGTCAAGGCGGGCACCTCGACCGTCGTGCTGGACCAGGACGGCGACGTCACGCTCGAGTCGGCCGGGGCCGTGACGCTGCGCGCGTCGACCGACCTCACGCTCGAGGCGGGCGGGTCCGTCACGATCACCGCCGGCACGAGCCTGGACGCCACGGCCGGCACCACCGCGAAGGTGCAGGGATCCCTGTCGGCGACCCTCGAGGGGTCGGCCGGCGCGACCGTCCAGGGCGGCTTCGTGACCATCAAGGGTCAGACGTCGTTCTCGCCATGA
- a CDS encoding baseplate J/gp47 family protein: MNIDTATLVHRPFGDLVDDILTSVVGGVVNEPIRFDLKVLTYALAEPAAGIRGITGTAAALPRTFLLAIDFVFSGTATNAVVWLDDGTRPDDDTTFYVDYFRVDSRSPLSDINVGSVTRTLTEAVGREIATVYEQINLAYLSAFVDTATGTSLDYVVAILDVTRKTAEFAEGLVTFFRTAGIDGNITISAGTRLTTTNGAVVFATTQPRTLQRGQVRIDAPVRADVGFAGEPGIVAAGTITEMSQPVAGIERVSNLDPTARAAADETDEELRTRAKSALRALGKATLAALDHAIREGRGTPVEFFDPNGPLATRSEPGTVTVVVDAEPERLPGLLDAVHSTRAAGVLASLVARYVTITPRVHATITGGISAPGQEQIRLDVVAALQAYVDGLTRGDPADGAALLAAVRAVDDVTAATIVDVVVVRADLAGPDGDAGLIEALVQAARLAPAGDDAALRAALAGAVTAAGSQAPSGAGIPDRSLLQSTAEGRAGRPAADDEIEAGTFAVSATVGTEPWWIALSMVAGDVETEAGGA; this comes from the coding sequence ATGAACATCGACACCGCGACCCTCGTCCATCGCCCCTTCGGGGACCTCGTGGACGACATCCTCACGTCGGTCGTCGGCGGGGTCGTCAACGAGCCGATCCGGTTCGACCTCAAGGTCCTCACGTACGCCCTCGCCGAGCCCGCCGCGGGCATCCGCGGCATCACGGGGACCGCGGCGGCGCTGCCGCGCACGTTCCTGCTCGCGATCGACTTCGTGTTCTCCGGGACCGCGACGAACGCGGTCGTCTGGCTCGACGACGGGACGCGCCCCGACGACGACACGACGTTCTACGTCGACTACTTCCGGGTGGACAGCCGCTCGCCGCTGTCCGACATCAACGTCGGCAGCGTGACGCGCACCCTCACGGAGGCCGTCGGCCGCGAGATCGCGACCGTCTACGAGCAGATCAACCTCGCGTACCTGTCCGCGTTCGTCGACACCGCGACCGGCACGTCGCTCGACTACGTCGTCGCGATCCTCGACGTGACCCGCAAGACCGCCGAGTTCGCCGAGGGCCTGGTGACCTTCTTCCGGACCGCCGGCATCGACGGCAACATCACGATCAGCGCCGGCACGCGACTGACGACGACCAACGGCGCCGTCGTGTTCGCCACGACCCAGCCGCGCACGCTGCAGCGCGGGCAGGTCCGGATCGACGCCCCGGTCCGCGCGGACGTCGGGTTCGCGGGCGAGCCGGGCATCGTCGCGGCGGGCACGATCACCGAGATGTCCCAGCCGGTCGCCGGCATCGAACGCGTGAGCAACCTCGACCCGACCGCGCGGGCCGCGGCGGACGAGACCGACGAGGAGCTCCGCACGCGCGCCAAGTCCGCCCTGCGCGCCCTGGGCAAGGCCACGCTCGCGGCGCTCGACCACGCGATCCGGGAGGGCCGCGGCACCCCCGTCGAGTTCTTCGACCCGAACGGCCCGCTCGCGACCCGGTCCGAGCCGGGCACGGTCACGGTCGTCGTCGACGCCGAGCCCGAGCGGCTGCCGGGCCTGCTCGACGCGGTGCACTCCACCCGCGCCGCGGGGGTCCTCGCGAGCCTCGTCGCGCGGTACGTGACCATCACGCCGCGCGTCCACGCGACGATCACGGGTGGGATCTCCGCGCCGGGGCAGGAGCAGATCCGCCTCGACGTCGTCGCGGCGCTGCAGGCCTACGTCGACGGCCTCACCCGCGGGGACCCGGCCGACGGCGCCGCGCTGCTCGCCGCGGTCCGCGCCGTCGACGACGTGACGGCCGCGACCATCGTCGACGTCGTCGTCGTGCGCGCGGACCTCGCGGGGCCGGACGGCGACGCGGGCCTGATCGAGGCCCTCGTGCAGGCCGCGCGACTCGCCCCGGCCGGGGACGACGCTGCGCTCCGGGCCGCGCTCGCCGGCGCGGTGACGGCCGCCGGCAGCCAGGCGCCGAGCGGCGCCGGGATCCCCGACCGGTCGCTGCTGCAGTCGACCGCCGAAGGCCGGGCGGGGCGGCCCGCCGCCGACGACGAGATCGAGGCCGGCACGTTCGCCGTGTCGGCGACCGTGGGCACCGAGCCGTGGTGGATCGCGCTGTCGATGGTCGCGGGCGACGTGGAGACGGAGGCGGGAGGTGCCTAA